The DNA region ccagaactgaacacagtactctggatatggcctcaccagggcagagtaaagttTATTCATGTGGAAAAAGCTCAGCATGGAAAACATTTTAATTAGAAACCAAACCAATCTGAAATCAGGTTGAAGTGAAGATAAGAAGTCAATATTTTTTCACCAAGGCCTTTTAGAAATCTTCCCCTCTTCTATTTTCAGAAAACatactgagagacttggggcttcCCAATCCCAGGACTTCACTAAAAGTTCTAGCTCATTGGATGGAGTTACCTCCTCCAGCCTTCCACACCTTATTTGACTAGAAAAGCAGTGCCACTTCTCTGGGGCCAGTCACAGGTAAAATACCTTCACATGTAGGCAGATGGGCACTCCAGTTTCCTGACGGGCTGCACTCAAGAACACGAGAGCCACTGAGCTTCCGTCCTTCTAGACAGCGGAAGAGGCAGGCTGTGTTGCAGGTGAAGTTCCCAGCACCATGTGAGCAATCCACAGAGCCCTTCTCAGGAGTCCTCAGTGGTTCACTCTGCACAACTGAAATGCAGACAGAACTCGTTGTGAGTCACTGAGGACTTATCTTTGGCCCCGGTTTTGCGTTGCCAGATGTACTCTCTGCTTTCAAATTCATTTGACTTTGGGGTGGAAGCAGTTCAGGGAGCCACAATCAGGCAATATTAAGACAAGGCAAGTCACAGCTGACAACACGAGACAGCACATGCAGTTAAGACCAAAAAGGAACACAGATTTCTgtgtggtgtccagtgacaagTAAATTGTATTTGCCAACCTAGTAAATGTCACTTTTGCATTTTGGTGCTGGCTCTGACCACTGTCCCTGTGCTGTGTACTCCGTGCTGGAGGGGCCATCCAGAACACAGCCCTCCTTGCAGCAGCAATCACAACGTGAACCAGAGCTCAGATCTGCAGCAGCGTGGCCACAGGTCACAAAGCCTCCTTCTAGCCTACTTACAGCCTCACATCTCACAGCTGCAACAAACAGAccacagcagacatcagcagaaATGCCTCAGGAATGCAATATGCCAGTGCCAACAGCCCCAGTGCCCAGGCGGGGCAGGGCTAAGGAAAGATACCTGCACAGGATGGCTGCTGCTTGTCCCAGGCCCCAGGAGACCCACACTGCAGTGTGGCTGTTCCTGTCAGGGTGAACCCTTCCTCGCAAGTGAACTCACAGGTGGCACCCCAGGTCAGCTCCACAGAGGGGTGGGAGCAGTTCACAGCTCCATTAGCAGGCTTTCCCAAGGCAGGACAGGTCACAGCTGGAAAGCAACACagacagcacacagctcagcctggaACCAGCCATTAAAAGGGGAGTAATTTTTTCCTGAAAATTAGCAACATGTTCACTAAATAGCAGCAGCTTTAGCAaggagagctctgtgctgccGTTTCAGACAGCAGATAGGCATGGAAATAACTCAAAATGGAAGACT from Pogoniulus pusillus isolate bPogPus1 chromosome 14, bPogPus1.pri, whole genome shotgun sequence includes:
- the LOC135181014 gene encoding LOW QUALITY PROTEIN: E-selectin-like (The sequence of the model RefSeq protein was modified relative to this genomic sequence to represent the inferred CDS: inserted 1 base in 1 codon); translation: MFMPAIETCDPLRKPDHGSLQCSHLLESFSYNSSCTVQCEKGYELTALASVCCTSSGLWSACLAACQAVTCPALGKPANGAVNCSHPSVELTWGATCEFTCEEGFTLTGTATLQCGSPGAWDKQQPSCAAVRCEAVSRLEGGFVTCGHAAADLSSGSRCDCCCKEGCVLDGPSSTEYTAQGQWSEPAPKCKIVQSEPLRTPEKGSVDCSHGAGNFTCNTACLFRCLEGRKLSGSRVLECSPSGNWSAHLPTCEASEQASYISXGIAATSASLVSTSSFLLWLAKRFQRKVKKCTPSRAAATA